CCCTGGCCACGGCGGACCCCAATGATATTTTTGTGTTCGATGAAATTTCCAAAATGACCAGTCTGGAAGTTCAACCGGTCATATGCCGTGTGGACGACATTTTAGAAGCGATCAATCAAAGCTACCAGGAGGATGTGAGCATCGAGGACATTATGACAAGCATCGAGGACTCCGACATCGAGGTCGTTGAGGCCATGGCCGACAGGGAAATAAGCGAGATCGCCGAAATGGCTGAAGGCAGCCCGGTGATCAACATGACCAACATGATCCTGCTCAAGGCCATTCGGGACGGTGCCAGCGACATCCATTTAGAGCCTCAGCAAGGAAAATTTCGGGTTAGAGCCCGAGTCGACGGTGTTTTGTATGAACTCATCTCCCCTAAAATGGAGATGCACCCGGCGGTGGTGTCCAGACTGAAGGTGATGGCCAACCTGGATATCGCCGAACGGCGCATGCCCCAGGACGGCCGCATTCAGGTGAATGTCGATCGGCGCACCGTTGATCTGAGGTTTTCATCCATGCCGGGTATCTACGGCGAAAAAGTTGTCTTGAGAATTCTGGACAGGGGCAAAGCCATCCTGGATATCAACAAGCTGGGTTTCGACACCGTGCTGTTGGAACGATTCAAGTCTCTGCTCAAAAGTTCCTACGGCCTTATTTTGGTCTGCGGCCCGACCGGCAGCGGCAAAACCACCACACTGTATGCTTCCATTTCCATGCTGAACAGCCTGGAAAAAAATATTATCACCATCGAAGATCCCGTGGAATACCAGTTAATGAACATCAACCAGAACCAGGTTAAAAGTGCCATCGGGCTTACCTTTGCCAGGTTTTTAAAGCATGCCCTCAGGCAGGACCCGGACATTATCCTGGTGGGCGAAATCCGGGACCGGGAAACCGCCGAGATTGCCATCCAGGCCTCCCTGACCGGACATCTGGTGCTCTCCACGCTGCATACCAATGACAGCCCCAGCGTGATTACCCGCCTTTTAGAAATGGGCATCGAACCCTACCTGATTTCTTCCGCCCTGCTGGCGTCCATGGCGCAGCGTCTGGTGCGTACGATTTGCCCGCAATGCAAGACGAACTTCTACCCTTCCAAGGAAGTGCTCAAGGAACTCAGGCTCGATGAAACCAAGCAGGTTCGGCTGGCAAAGGGCAAGGGGTGTGCGGACTGCTTTGATTCCGGTTTCAAGGGACGCATCGGTATATATGAGCTTTTGCAGATGGACGACGGGCTGCAAAACCTGATTTTGAGCAACCCGACCATTGACGTTCTTCAAAAACATATGAAGGAAAAAGGACACCGGACCTTGAGGGAATATGGATATGAAAAAGTCGCAGAGGGACTCACCACCATCGAAGAGGTCCAGCGGGTGACGTCGGTGGAAGCGTAACTTTTTTCTCAAAATAACATTCCGGATTTAATCAAAGCCACGTCCTCAGGGCCCGGATTCTTTAGTTCTTGTTTGCCGTATTCCCGCCTCGGC
This region of Candidatus Desulfatibia profunda genomic DNA includes:
- the tadA gene encoding Flp pilus assembly complex ATPase component TadA, producing the protein MKRNFMPTKRKKLGEILVRQGRITPDELVELLRLQKEVSKPLGQLLVDKNILSQQELTNVLGEQLGIPHVWLRKGLVDPRIVHVLPKDKALLYQAIPMFRVNNILTLATADPNDIFVFDEISKMTSLEVQPVICRVDDILEAINQSYQEDVSIEDIMTSIEDSDIEVVEAMADREISEIAEMAEGSPVINMTNMILLKAIRDGASDIHLEPQQGKFRVRARVDGVLYELISPKMEMHPAVVSRLKVMANLDIAERRMPQDGRIQVNVDRRTVDLRFSSMPGIYGEKVVLRILDRGKAILDINKLGFDTVLLERFKSLLKSSYGLILVCGPTGSGKTTTLYASISMLNSLEKNIITIEDPVEYQLMNINQNQVKSAIGLTFARFLKHALRQDPDIILVGEIRDRETAEIAIQASLTGHLVLSTLHTNDSPSVITRLLEMGIEPYLISSALLASMAQRLVRTICPQCKTNFYPSKEVLKELRLDETKQVRLAKGKGCADCFDSGFKGRIGIYELLQMDDGLQNLILSNPTIDVLQKHMKEKGHRTLREYGYEKVAEGLTTIEEVQRVTSVEA